From the Desulfuromonas sp. genome, one window contains:
- a CDS encoding B12-binding domain-containing radical SAM protein — protein MPLEQLNKIERPTRYLGGELGSITKDLTKVDLRFALAFPDTYEIGMSHLGYAILYHILNDVDWIAAERCYAPWPDMEALLRGENESLRSLENQLPLAEFDIVGFSLQYELSYTNILNMLDLASVPRRRDQRSDNDPLVVVGGPCAFNPEPLADFIDCAIIGDAEEAIIELCETVRQAKQENLSRPELYDRLRQIEGLYIPSLFSVDYHDDGTIAAINSNREDYTRVRRRFINDLDQAPFPTRPIVPFMNTVHNRVAMEVARGCTRGCRFCQAGYIYRPVRERSPQKIVNLLSAALGNSGYDEISLLSLSTGDYSCIEPLLKNLMTSYAENNIAVSLPSLRVGSLTPELMEEIRKVRKTGFTLAPEAGTERLRKVINKGISEDDLLEATRNAFELGWRLVKLYFMIGLPTETDADLEAIIDLAHRAKRTGRGTQGGGDVNVAVSTFVPKAHTPFQWEPQIPLKETERRQNLLKDALRQKKLRCKWHDAPLSMLEGVFARGDRRLVPVLERAVDLGCRFDGWRDHFRYDLWQQALSETGIDADFYLRRRRQDETLPWDHIDCGIPKSHLLKERDRALTGEETPDCRQGVCSNCGVCDFEALRMRYAEPELSDASTAAPEELPEASCRYRLLLRKDGRARLVGHLEYLTVFNRAARRAGLPLRYSGGFHPKPKLSFSDALPTGVASDAEIIDIELSRLWPADRLRATLNEQLPEGFEILDCRQLYWKTGSPSASIEKLVYAIEFPEVTAELSQKIADFLESPSVPFTKTKKNRPLEIDLRPDVADINLEGNRLELTLYKGSPFGVAAWLLGIDEPSARQLAVRKTAVVLHDKENE, from the coding sequence ATGCCACTGGAACAGCTCAACAAAATCGAACGCCCGACCCGCTATCTCGGCGGCGAGCTCGGCTCGATCACCAAGGATCTGACAAAGGTCGATCTCCGCTTTGCGCTCGCCTTTCCCGACACCTACGAGATCGGGATGAGCCATCTCGGCTACGCCATTCTCTACCACATCCTCAATGATGTCGACTGGATCGCGGCCGAACGCTGCTACGCTCCCTGGCCCGACATGGAGGCGCTGCTCCGGGGCGAAAACGAGTCGTTGCGCAGCCTTGAAAACCAGCTGCCGCTGGCCGAGTTCGATATCGTCGGCTTCTCGCTGCAATATGAGCTCTCCTATACCAACATTCTCAACATGCTCGACCTCGCCAGCGTTCCGCGCCGCCGCGATCAGAGAAGCGACAACGACCCACTCGTTGTTGTCGGTGGCCCCTGCGCCTTCAACCCGGAACCGCTGGCCGATTTTATCGATTGCGCGATTATCGGTGACGCTGAAGAAGCTATTATCGAGCTGTGCGAGACCGTACGCCAGGCGAAGCAGGAGAACCTGTCCCGTCCGGAGCTGTATGATCGTCTCAGGCAGATTGAGGGTCTCTATATCCCGTCACTGTTCTCCGTCGATTACCATGATGACGGCACAATTGCCGCAATCAATTCAAACAGGGAGGATTACACCAGGGTCCGGCGCCGCTTCATAAACGATCTCGACCAGGCGCCCTTTCCGACCCGGCCGATCGTGCCATTCATGAACACGGTCCATAATCGGGTCGCCATGGAGGTTGCCCGCGGCTGTACCCGCGGCTGCCGTTTCTGCCAGGCCGGCTATATTTATCGCCCGGTGCGCGAACGCTCGCCGCAGAAAATTGTCAATCTGCTCTCTGCGGCACTCGGCAACAGCGGCTACGACGAAATTTCCCTGCTCTCACTGTCAACCGGCGACTACAGCTGTATCGAGCCGTTACTCAAGAATTTAATGACAAGCTATGCCGAGAACAACATCGCCGTCTCCCTGCCGAGTCTGCGCGTCGGCTCGTTGACGCCGGAACTGATGGAAGAGATCAGGAAAGTCCGCAAGACCGGCTTTACCCTGGCACCGGAGGCCGGTACCGAGCGCTTACGCAAGGTCATCAACAAGGGGATCAGCGAAGACGACCTGCTCGAGGCGACACGTAACGCTTTCGAACTCGGCTGGCGCCTGGTCAAACTCTATTTCATGATCGGGCTGCCGACCGAAACCGATGCCGACCTGGAAGCGATTATCGACCTCGCTCACCGCGCCAAGCGGACCGGCCGCGGCACCCAGGGGGGGGGCGATGTCAACGTCGCCGTCTCAACCTTCGTGCCGAAAGCGCACACGCCGTTCCAGTGGGAGCCACAAATCCCCCTCAAAGAGACCGAACGGCGCCAGAATCTGCTGAAGGATGCCTTGCGGCAGAAGAAACTCCGTTGCAAATGGCATGATGCCCCGCTGTCGATGCTCGAGGGGGTTTTTGCCCGCGGTGACCGCCGGCTCGTCCCGGTTCTCGAACGGGCGGTCGACCTCGGCTGCCGTTTCGACGGCTGGCGCGACCATTTCCGCTACGACCTCTGGCAGCAGGCCCTTTCCGAAACCGGGATCGATGCCGATTTTTACCTGCGCCGCCGCCGGCAGGACGAAACCCTGCCGTGGGACCATATCGATTGCGGCATCCCGAAAAGCCACCTGCTGAAAGAACGGGACAGGGCACTGACCGGAGAGGAGACTCCCGACTGCCGCCAGGGAGTCTGCAGCAATTGCGGTGTCTGCGATTTCGAAGCACTGCGCATGCGCTATGCCGAACCTGAATTATCTGACGCGTCGACGGCTGCTCCCGAGGAGTTGCCGGAAGCAAGCTGCAGGTATCGCCTGTTGCTGCGCAAGGATGGTCGAGCCCGACTGGTCGGCCACCTTGAGTACCTGACCGTCTTCAACCGGGCGGCCCGGCGGGCCGGTCTGCCCCTCCGCTATTCCGGCGGATTCCACCCGAAGCCTAAACTCTCATTTTCCGATGCCCTGCCGACCGGAGTTGCCAGCGACGCTGAAATCATCGATATCGAACTGTCGCGCCTCTGGCCTGCGGACCGACTGCGGGCAACCCTCAACGAACAGCTCCCCGAAGGTTTTGAAATCCTCGATTGCCGACAACTTTACTGGAAAACCGGGTCGCCCTCTGCTAGCATTGAAAAGTTGGTCTATGCAATCGAGTTTCCGGAAGTCACCGCCGAGCTGTCGCAGAAAATTGCGGACTTTCTTGAAAGCCCGTCGGTTCCGTTCACGAAAACGAAGAAAAACCGACCGCTTGAAATCGACCTGCGCCCGGACGTTGCCGACATCAACCTCGAAGGGAATCGGCTCGAGCTGACCTTGTACAAGGGTTCACCGTTTGGCGTTGCGGCGTGGCTGCTCGGAATCGACGAACCGAGCGCCCGGCAGCTGGCTGTCCGCAAGACCGCTGTCGTCCTGCACGACAAAGAGAACGAATAA
- a CDS encoding Rne/Rng family ribonuclease (involved in the processing of the 5'end of 16S rRNA) — protein sequence MTKELVINTTSQETRIALLESNHIAELYIERTREKGIVGNIYLGRVARVLPGMQAAFVDIGLEKAAFLYVADVLDEIEAVEHFIEGEDHYHGPSDEPEPERPPLPPIEELLQEGQEIVVQVAKEPIGTKGARITSHISLPGRHLVYMPTVDHIGISRRIESEEERERLKSIVEELRPEGSGFIVRTASEGKSVEELRADMEFLLGVWEDIGKRQENRGATELIHSDLDVTSKVLRDILSEDVSRIVVDSREEHDKIVRFLGTFMPNINYSIELYDGGEPIFDAFGLEVEIARALGRKVWLKSGGYIIIDQTEALTAIDVNTGRFVGKHNLEDTILKTNLEAVKEVAFQLRLRNIGGLIIIDFIDMEREAHRDKVHSALEEVLKNDKSKTNILKISELGLVEMTRKRVRESIGRTLCEPCPYCDGKGYVKSRTSMVYEIFRELRRDIGNMPGYRVTLLVHPDIAALLYDEERNGIEELERLFEKQIAITARNNFHQEQFEIVIG from the coding sequence ATGACCAAAGAACTGGTCATCAATACGACTTCACAGGAGACCCGGATCGCCCTGTTGGAGAGCAACCATATTGCCGAGCTCTACATCGAGCGGACCCGGGAAAAAGGGATCGTCGGCAATATCTACCTCGGCCGCGTCGCCCGGGTGCTGCCTGGCATGCAGGCTGCTTTTGTCGATATCGGGCTCGAGAAGGCGGCGTTTCTCTACGTTGCCGATGTCCTTGATGAAATCGAAGCGGTCGAGCACTTCATCGAGGGCGAAGATCATTATCACGGCCCGAGCGACGAGCCGGAGCCGGAAAGGCCACCTCTGCCGCCGATCGAGGAGCTCCTGCAGGAAGGCCAGGAGATTGTGGTCCAGGTCGCCAAGGAGCCGATCGGCACCAAGGGCGCCCGCATCACCTCGCACATCTCGCTACCGGGCCGCCATCTGGTCTACATGCCGACCGTCGACCATATCGGCATTTCGCGGCGCATCGAAAGTGAAGAAGAACGGGAGCGGCTGAAATCGATCGTCGAGGAACTCCGTCCGGAAGGGAGCGGCTTCATTGTCCGCACCGCCTCGGAAGGGAAGTCGGTTGAGGAGCTGCGGGCCGACATGGAGTTTCTGCTCGGGGTCTGGGAGGATATCGGGAAGCGCCAGGAGAACCGCGGTGCGACCGAACTGATCCACTCCGATCTCGATGTCACCAGCAAGGTGCTGCGCGACATCCTTTCCGAGGATGTCAGCCGGATCGTGGTCGATTCACGCGAGGAGCATGACAAGATCGTCCGTTTTCTCGGCACCTTTATGCCGAACATCAATTACAGCATCGAACTTTACGACGGCGGCGAGCCGATTTTCGATGCCTTCGGCCTTGAAGTCGAGATTGCCCGGGCGCTCGGGCGCAAGGTCTGGCTCAAGAGCGGCGGCTATATCATCATTGACCAGACCGAGGCGCTGACCGCCATCGATGTCAACACCGGCCGCTTTGTCGGCAAGCACAACCTTGAAGACACTATCCTCAAAACTAATCTCGAGGCGGTCAAGGAAGTCGCGTTTCAGCTCCGGCTGCGCAACATCGGCGGCCTGATTATTATCGACTTTATCGACATGGAGCGCGAAGCGCACCGCGACAAGGTTCACTCGGCGCTTGAAGAGGTCCTTAAAAATGACAAGAGCAAGACCAACATCCTCAAGATTTCCGAGCTCGGCCTGGTCGAGATGACCCGCAAACGTGTCCGGGAAAGTATCGGCCGAACCCTCTGCGAGCCCTGCCCCTATTGTGACGGCAAGGGCTACGTCAAGAGCCGGACCAGCATGGTCTACGAAATCTTCCGGGAACTGCGCCGGGATATCGGGAACATGCCGGGCTATCGCGTTACGTTGCTGGTCCATCCCGACATCGCCGCCCTGCTTTATGATGAGGAGAGAAACGGCATCGAGGAACTTGAACGACTGTTCGAAAAACAGATCGCCATCACCGCCCGAAACAACTTCCATCAGGAACAGTTTGAAATCGTAATCGGATAA